A genome region from Chengkuizengella sp. SCS-71B includes the following:
- a CDS encoding DUF779 domain-containing protein, which translates to MDEKVIATDEAIRLIKRLKEKHGPLLFHQSGGCCDGSSPMCYPKDDFLLGNSDVLIGEIGGTPFYMNKQQYEYWKHTQLMIDVVPGRGGMFSLEGPEGVRFLTRSRVFPKRQP; encoded by the coding sequence ATGGATGAGAAGGTTATCGCTACAGATGAGGCAATTCGATTGATTAAAAGGTTGAAAGAGAAACATGGACCGCTCCTTTTCCATCAATCAGGAGGATGCTGTGATGGCAGTTCTCCGATGTGTTATCCAAAAGATGACTTTTTATTAGGAAATAGTGATGTTCTCATTGGTGAAATTGGAGGCACGCCTTTTTATATGAATAAACAGCAGTATGAATACTGGAAACATACTCAATTGATGATTGATGTAGTGCCTGGTCGTGGGGGAATGTTTTCATTGGAAGGACCTGAAGGAGTTCGATTTTTAACAAGGTCTCGAGTGTTTCCAAAAAGACAGCCGTAA
- the adh gene encoding aldehyde dehydrogenase — protein sequence MTYAAPGTQEALINFKQRYDNYIGGEWTAPTKGEYFENLSPVTGKAFCEIARSNADDIELALNAAHKAKHSWGKTSVTERAHILNKIADRMEENLEMLAVAETWDNGKPIRETTIADLPLAIDHFRYFAGCIRAQEGSLGEIDQDTVSYHYLEPLGVVGQIIPWNFPLLMATWKLAPALAAGNCVVLKPAEQTPASIMVWAELMHDILPPGVLNIVNGFGVEAGKPLASSDRIAKIAFTGETTTGRLIMQYASNNIIPVTLELGGKSPNIFFKDVMDQDDDFLNKAIEGFTMFALNQGEVCTCPSRALIHESIYDQFMERAVSRVAEIKQGNPLNMETMIGAQASSEQMEKILAYFDIAEQEGAETLIGGKRNMLESEFKDGYYIEPTIFKGHNKMRIFQEEIFGPVVSVTTFKDEEEALQIANDTLYGLGAGVWTRNMNTAYRFGRNIEAGRVWTNCYHAYPAHAAFGGYKMSGIGRETHKMMLSHYQQTKNLLISYSPQALGFF from the coding sequence ATGACTTATGCAGCTCCAGGTACACAAGAAGCGTTGATTAACTTTAAACAAAGATATGATAATTACATTGGAGGAGAATGGACAGCTCCTACAAAAGGTGAATACTTCGAAAATTTGAGTCCAGTTACAGGTAAAGCCTTTTGTGAAATCGCTCGTTCAAATGCTGATGATATTGAATTGGCACTTAATGCTGCTCACAAAGCTAAACATAGTTGGGGCAAAACCTCCGTCACCGAAAGAGCACATATTCTTAATAAAATTGCAGATCGAATGGAAGAGAATTTAGAAATGTTAGCCGTTGCAGAAACATGGGACAACGGTAAACCGATTAGAGAAACAACCATAGCTGATTTACCGCTTGCTATTGATCACTTCCGTTATTTTGCCGGATGTATTCGTGCACAAGAGGGTAGTTTAGGAGAAATTGATCAGGATACTGTATCTTATCATTATCTAGAGCCTCTAGGAGTTGTAGGACAAATCATCCCATGGAATTTTCCATTATTAATGGCAACGTGGAAATTAGCACCTGCACTTGCTGCGGGTAATTGTGTAGTGTTAAAACCAGCAGAGCAAACTCCTGCATCCATTATGGTATGGGCAGAACTGATGCATGACATATTACCTCCAGGTGTGTTGAATATTGTGAATGGATTTGGTGTTGAAGCGGGGAAACCGCTTGCATCAAGTGATCGAATTGCTAAAATTGCTTTCACAGGTGAAACCACCACGGGGCGTTTAATTATGCAATATGCATCAAACAATATTATCCCCGTAACACTAGAGTTAGGAGGGAAATCTCCAAACATATTTTTCAAAGATGTGATGGATCAAGATGATGACTTTTTAAATAAAGCCATTGAAGGATTCACCATGTTTGCTTTAAATCAAGGGGAGGTTTGTACATGTCCATCGCGTGCTCTCATTCATGAATCCATTTATGATCAGTTTATGGAAAGAGCTGTCTCACGTGTAGCAGAAATAAAACAAGGAAATCCTCTAAATATGGAAACGATGATCGGAGCCCAAGCTTCTTCTGAGCAAATGGAGAAAATATTAGCTTATTTTGATATTGCTGAACAAGAAGGAGCAGAAACACTTATTGGTGGTAAGAGAAATATGCTTGAGAGTGAATTTAAAGATGGATACTATATTGAACCTACCATTTTTAAAGGACATAATAAAATGCGCATTTTCCAAGAAGAAATTTTTGGACCAGTTGTATCTGTTACTACTTTTAAAGATGAGGAAGAAGCTTTGCAAATAGCGAACGATACTTTATACGGATTAGGTGCGGGAGTTTGGACTAGAAACATGAATACAGCCTATCGATTTGGACGTAACATTGAGGCGGGCCGTGTATGGACGAATTGTTATCATGCATATCCAGCTCATGCAGCTTTTGGTGGATATAAAATGTCTGGTATTGGTAGAGAGACACACAAAATGATGTTATCTCATTATCAGCAAACAAAAAATTTATTAATTAGTTACAGTCCACAAGCTTTGGGATTCTTTTAA
- a CDS encoding MATE family efflux transporter, translated as MSEKPKKKLSLFHLTWPIFIEFLLYILMGNADTIMLSQYSDNSVAAVGISNQIQNFIILMFGIVVTGTTILVAQNLGSNDKKTAFEIGRTSISLNIVIGLFLSLVLFICAPYALKLMKTPPELMSEAKTYLQIISAFLFIQALIMTLSSIIRSHGYTKQTMYSTLTMNIINVIGNYLFIFGPFGIPVLGVTGVAISTVISRSIGLIILFIFLTTKVKQPISLRQLFYFPKEHVKKLIKIGVPSAGESLFYNTQQLTITAFIALLGTMFITTRVYVFNLMFLILLFSLAIGQGTQIIVGHRIGAGENEKAYKQVIHSLKIGMFISLIIATAFYFLAKPLLSIFTDNAEIISLGTSLLLITIILEPGRALNLVINNSLRAAGDVKFPVYMGALFMWGVSVPTAYILGIHFGFGLYGVWIGYILDEWLRGLIMLWRWRSRAWEKMALVKTKKHAADS; from the coding sequence ATGAGTGAAAAACCAAAGAAAAAACTATCTCTTTTTCATTTAACCTGGCCGATTTTTATTGAGTTTTTATTATATATTTTAATGGGAAACGCAGATACAATCATGCTTAGTCAGTATTCAGATAACTCCGTTGCAGCAGTAGGAATTTCCAATCAAATTCAAAATTTCATTATATTGATGTTTGGTATCGTTGTCACAGGTACAACGATTCTAGTTGCGCAAAATCTAGGTTCAAACGATAAAAAAACAGCTTTTGAAATTGGAAGAACATCTATATCTCTAAACATCGTAATTGGGTTATTTCTTAGTTTAGTTTTATTTATTTGTGCTCCCTATGCCTTGAAACTGATGAAAACACCGCCTGAGTTAATGTCTGAAGCTAAAACCTACCTGCAAATTATTAGTGCATTTTTGTTTATTCAAGCTTTAATCATGACATTATCAAGCATCATTCGCAGTCATGGATACACGAAACAAACAATGTATTCCACATTAACCATGAATATCATTAATGTAATTGGAAATTATTTATTCATTTTTGGTCCATTTGGAATTCCTGTATTAGGTGTCACAGGCGTAGCCATTTCAACTGTGATTAGCCGTTCAATTGGATTAATCATACTGTTTATCTTTTTAACAACTAAGGTAAAACAACCGATCAGCTTACGCCAACTATTTTATTTTCCAAAAGAGCATGTAAAAAAACTAATTAAAATAGGAGTTCCATCTGCAGGTGAAAGCTTGTTTTATAATACACAGCAGCTTACAATTACAGCCTTCATTGCTTTGCTTGGAACCATGTTCATTACTACTCGTGTTTATGTATTTAATCTCATGTTTCTTATCCTATTATTTTCATTAGCTATCGGACAAGGAACTCAGATTATTGTCGGTCATCGTATTGGAGCAGGAGAAAATGAAAAAGCTTATAAACAAGTGATACACAGCTTGAAGATTGGCATGTTCATTAGTTTAATAATTGCAACTGCTTTTTACTTCCTGGCTAAGCCGTTACTTAGTATTTTTACAGATAATGCTGAAATTATTAGTTTAGGAACTAGTTTATTATTGATTACGATTATTCTTGAACCTGGAAGAGCCTTAAACCTCGTCATCAACAATTCATTAAGAGCTGCTGGGGATGTTAAATTCCCTGTTTATATGGGAGCCTTATTTATGTGGGGAGTAAGTGTTCCAACCGCTTATATCTTAGGAATTCATTTTGGCTTTGGCCTTTATGGAGTTTGGATTGGATATATTTTAGATGAATGGCTTAGAGGGCTGATCATGCTTTGGAGATGGCGTTCTCGTGCATGGGAAAAGATGGCTTTAGTTAAAACAAAAAAACATGCTGCAGATTCATAA
- a CDS encoding BlaI/MecI/CopY family transcriptional regulator: MSNYTKISDAEWVIMEELWKKSPLTSAEIIDQLKDSTEWNPKTIHTLINRLVKKEVLGVKREGRFKQFHPLLSADECRKRETTSFLKKIYSGSRQMFILNFIKNEKLTDTEIEELKKILKQKKDEN; the protein is encoded by the coding sequence ATGAGTAATTATACTAAGATATCAGATGCTGAATGGGTAATCATGGAGGAGTTGTGGAAGAAATCTCCCCTTACTTCTGCTGAAATTATTGATCAACTAAAGGATTCAACAGAGTGGAATCCCAAAACAATACATACTTTAATCAATCGTTTAGTTAAAAAAGAAGTGTTGGGTGTGAAAAGGGAAGGGCGTTTTAAACAATTTCACCCTCTTCTCTCTGCTGACGAATGTCGCAAAAGAGAGACAACCTCTTTCTTAAAAAAAATCTATTCGGGTTCACGTCAAATGTTTATTTTAAATTTTATTAAAAATGAGAAGTTAACGGACACAGAAATTGAAGAGTTAAAAAAGATCCTTAAACAAAAAAAAGATGAAAATTAA
- a CDS encoding M56 family metallopeptidase: protein MDVQNIFITILNFSLVGSTIAILILFIKKVLNDKLTAHWHYYIWLLLIIRLMIPFSFESSLSLVNFFPSFTEYKTTESIETSVRNQTAFPQVNIENFKGKDDGITSNGINEPPVILQTITNLTVTNFNKEMMEVQALDSNSESVPVNQIKFNIFNLNTFGMIWLFGVLMVFILLLIENIDYNWKLSKKPKCKDEDILSLLETCKKKLKVSSNVQLIYDEKVVSPSIIGLLVPKIVISKPLFESLSKNEKKYILLHELTHFKKKDVLIQWMSIIVLAIHWFNPIIWYSFYQLRKDCELSCDASVLSQLKKDEYLAYGNTLLSVLGKVSKPSLIPRSIGMSTNLSDMKSRMKRIHMFNKQPLKWMMLSSLITASIVLVGFTVFDLNTNENYPKDVPQTEDVNNQYKDKGTWTEISSMNQAGYPGNASEVLDGNIYTMGGSVINDGVYVYSSSLEKYNPQTDTWTPLASMNQARDNHATEVIDGKIYVVGGYGYDGEDYRYLSNLEVYNPQTNTWTPLASMNQARGHHHAEVINGKLYVMGGFGNQEDYNVLSSVEMYDPQTDTWTQLTSMNEARFRFETEVIDGKIYAIGGRGDYTLSSTEVYDPQTDTWTLLANLNKGRENFSIEVIEDKIYVIGGYNINFMMYRKENYLSSVEMYDTKTNIWTNLTPMNYPRNNHTTTVMDGKIYVMGGYYDHIHLSSVEMYDLKTNRWSEVTHMNLARSNHAAEVINGKIYVIGGSSEENYESKAVEVYDL, encoded by the coding sequence ATGGATGTACAGAATATATTCATCACTATTTTAAACTTTTCTCTGGTAGGCAGTACGATAGCAATACTCATTCTGTTTATAAAAAAAGTATTAAATGATAAACTCACTGCACATTGGCACTATTACATTTGGCTCTTATTAATTATAAGACTTATGATTCCGTTTAGCTTTGAAAGTTCATTGAGTTTAGTTAACTTCTTTCCCTCCTTTACAGAGTATAAGACTACTGAATCTATTGAAACATCAGTTAGGAATCAAACAGCATTCCCTCAGGTAAATATAGAAAACTTTAAAGGTAAAGATGATGGCATAACCTCAAATGGAATCAACGAACCACCGGTAATTCTTCAAACAATAACAAATCTAACAGTAACAAATTTCAATAAAGAAATGATGGAAGTGCAAGCACTGGATTCCAACTCAGAAAGTGTGCCTGTTAACCAGATAAAATTCAACATTTTTAATCTGAATACATTCGGAATGATATGGTTGTTTGGTGTATTGATGGTCTTTATACTTTTATTAATTGAAAATATCGATTACAACTGGAAATTATCCAAAAAACCAAAATGCAAAGATGAGGACATATTATCATTGCTAGAAACATGTAAAAAGAAATTAAAAGTGAGTTCCAATGTACAACTCATATATGATGAGAAGGTTGTCTCACCATCGATAATTGGTTTATTAGTACCTAAAATTGTGATTTCAAAGCCATTGTTTGAAAGCTTATCAAAAAATGAAAAGAAATATATATTGTTGCATGAATTAACACATTTTAAAAAAAAAGATGTCCTTATTCAATGGATGAGTATTATTGTTCTAGCTATTCATTGGTTTAATCCTATCATTTGGTACAGCTTTTATCAGCTACGTAAAGATTGTGAGCTATCGTGTGATGCCTCCGTTTTATCTCAATTAAAAAAAGATGAATATCTGGCATATGGGAACACATTGTTAAGTGTTTTAGGTAAAGTATCAAAACCATCCCTCATTCCTAGATCCATAGGAATGTCCACTAATTTATCAGATATGAAATCAAGAATGAAGAGAATTCATATGTTTAATAAACAACCTCTCAAATGGATGATGCTCTCTAGTTTGATAACCGCAAGTATCGTTCTTGTTGGATTCACAGTATTTGATTTAAATACAAATGAAAATTATCCGAAAGATGTACCCCAAACTGAAGATGTAAATAACCAATACAAAGATAAAGGCACTTGGACAGAGATCTCCAGTATGAATCAAGCAGGGTATCCTGGGAATGCATCAGAAGTCTTAGATGGAAATATTTATACTATGGGTGGATCTGTAATTAATGATGGAGTATATGTATATTCATCAAGTTTAGAAAAGTATAATCCACAAACGGATACTTGGACACCATTGGCTAGTATGAATCAAGCTAGAGATAACCACGCAACTGAAGTTATTGATGGAAAAATATACGTAGTAGGCGGTTATGGATATGATGGAGAAGATTATCGTTATTTATCAAACCTAGAAGTATATAATCCACAAACGAATACTTGGACACCATTGGCTAGTATGAATCAAGCTAGAGGCCACCATCATGCAGAAGTCATCAACGGTAAGCTGTATGTAATGGGTGGGTTTGGAAATCAAGAAGATTACAATGTCTTATCAAGTGTAGAAATGTATGATCCTCAAACAGATACATGGACACAATTAACGAGTATGAACGAAGCTAGATTTAGATTTGAAACTGAAGTAATCGATGGGAAAATTTATGCTATAGGTGGTCGAGGTGATTACACTTTATCTAGCACTGAAGTATATGATCCTCAAACGGATACTTGGACACTATTAGCTAACCTGAACAAAGGGAGGGAAAACTTTTCTATTGAAGTCATAGAGGATAAAATTTATGTAATAGGTGGATATAATATTAATTTTATGATGTATAGAAAAGAAAATTATTTATCAAGTGTAGAGATGTATGATACAAAAACAAATATATGGACGAATTTAACTCCTATGAATTATCCAAGAAATAATCATACAACAACAGTGATGGATGGGAAAATTTACGTAATGGGTGGATATTATGATCATATTCATTTATCAAGCGTTGAAATGTATGATCTAAAAACAAATCGTTGGTCAGAGGTGACTCATATGAATTTAGCAAGATCTAATCATGCGGCAGAAGTGATCAATGGGAAGATTTACGTAATCGGTGGAAGTTCCGAAGAAAATTATGAATCAAAAGCCGTAGAGGTTTATGACTTATAA
- a CDS encoding YcdB/YcdC domain-containing protein, giving the protein MKLILSIVLSFILFSILYINLDGSQTEPQAEQVEANSNPSVEVDQTDSSKNQPVEQTAKITKQDLVIRVKQLFPNELASARLEEFTFDGKDPKKNKYMLHYRENGEQYIPPDLRGTFVFYGKELTLIAASFGGDTATKENSFPPKVDLEESREIAEEFLRQIYDMSDYGIKYSYHQDFQRPITEILQTEYEFYKMKDGIRISDQGGWILVQGDGRIRSYNYYNQPYENYYSSLQDHTFDSTSKMLTEDDIKEQLKNELNVQLKYKSEWNSPESKDISLAYVVEPSISKIRATDGTYLIDNDFMNISEVNTISAYHPILQSNDPSTFDFNKNHIEQHALNLLEQILKIKSSEINIEKIEESGQIEKNLKYFLSFQVNDNISNLNIDGNSGDVYYLKVPEPLPITTNESSESTLNEARESAINYIHQLSPSIAKQIVWREHPEDYSTTNDSYTFQFHRLINGVPYEGDEISIGISKQNGELIEYIMILDPMDQFPSADIVISEEEALTAYLNGMSLDLYYDHKYSDYYDDLEKVHYNLIYELNFKVYNINAATGEISPT; this is encoded by the coding sequence ATGAAATTAATTTTAAGCATCGTTCTTAGTTTTATTTTGTTTAGTATTTTGTATATCAATTTAGATGGAAGTCAGACAGAGCCACAAGCTGAACAAGTTGAAGCCAACTCTAATCCATCTGTTGAAGTGGATCAAACAGATAGCTCAAAAAATCAACCTGTTGAACAAACAGCTAAAATAACAAAACAAGACTTAGTAATTAGAGTGAAACAACTATTTCCAAATGAATTGGCTTCAGCTAGACTGGAGGAATTTACTTTTGATGGGAAGGATCCTAAAAAGAATAAATATATGTTACATTATCGTGAAAATGGTGAGCAGTATATTCCTCCGGATTTAAGAGGTACTTTTGTATTTTATGGAAAAGAGCTAACTTTAATTGCTGCCTCCTTTGGCGGGGATACAGCAACAAAAGAGAATTCATTCCCTCCAAAAGTTGATCTTGAAGAAAGTAGAGAGATTGCTGAAGAATTTTTACGTCAAATATATGATATGAGTGATTATGGCATCAAATATAGTTATCATCAAGATTTTCAAAGACCTATAACCGAAATTCTCCAAACAGAGTATGAATTTTATAAAATGAAGGATGGTATACGCATATCAGATCAAGGAGGTTGGATACTCGTTCAAGGTGATGGAAGGATCAGAAGTTATAACTATTATAATCAACCATATGAGAATTACTATTCCTCCCTACAAGATCATACGTTTGATTCCACAAGCAAGATGTTAACGGAGGATGATATTAAAGAGCAATTAAAAAATGAATTAAATGTACAATTAAAATATAAAAGCGAATGGAATTCACCAGAAAGTAAAGATATTTCCTTAGCTTATGTCGTAGAGCCTTCCATTAGTAAAATCCGTGCGACAGATGGAACATATTTGATCGATAATGATTTTATGAATATTAGTGAAGTAAATACAATTTCTGCATATCACCCTATATTACAATCTAATGATCCATCGACGTTTGATTTTAACAAAAACCATATAGAACAACACGCTTTAAACTTATTGGAACAAATATTAAAGATAAAATCATCTGAAATAAATATTGAAAAAATAGAAGAATCAGGACAAATAGAAAAAAACTTAAAATATTTTCTATCATTCCAAGTCAATGACAATATTAGTAATTTGAACATAGATGGAAATAGTGGAGATGTATATTACTTAAAAGTACCTGAACCACTACCGATAACTACAAATGAATCTTCAGAATCAACCCTAAATGAAGCTAGAGAATCAGCTATAAATTATATACATCAACTTTCCCCAAGTATAGCTAAACAAATCGTGTGGAGAGAACATCCAGAAGACTACTCTACTACTAATGATAGTTACACTTTCCAATTTCACAGATTAATTAATGGGGTTCCTTATGAAGGAGATGAAATAAGCATTGGTATTTCCAAACAAAATGGCGAATTAATAGAATATATTATGATTCTTGATCCTATGGATCAGTTTCCGAGCGCTGACATTGTGATCAGTGAGGAGGAAGCATTAACTGCATATTTGAATGGAATGTCTTTAGATTTATATTATGATCACAAATATAGTGACTATTATGATGATCTAGAAAAAGTACATTATAATCTAATTTATGAATTAAATTTTAAAGTATATAATATAAATGCAGCAACAGGCGAAATATCTCCAACTTGA
- a CDS encoding NAD(P)H-hydrate dehydratase, whose amino-acid sequence MYVVTSNEMRKLDQYTINTIGIPSLVLMENAGREVANEIIIWTKKHKKSNQKKWLILVGKGNNGGDGLVAARHLTEAGFDIDILYAQSPDLFKGDMITQHNIAKNLKLPTYVYQEDKIDWNQYEGIVDALLGTGSRGAPREAYAFLINKANKSNLPIFSIDIPSGLDADTGILYQPCIKAKKTITLAFLKCGLVQSPGAEAAGDVIVKSIGIPISTVEQYSIQTYLLQSSVIEKRLNVNVNLPRESNTHKGTYGHALVVAGTLQMSGAGLLCSKSALRAGSGLVTWTLPRVVANQMLGKLPEVMLAPIEDKESGEWNVQSAEDIIQLSKNKQSLVIGPGLGRFKDDDVWLRKLWERIECPLVMDADALNIISDAEQFEKWCHKDTPVIFTPHPGEMARLLKCTVKEIQENRIQIAREYAIKHKIVVLLKGAHTVIATVNGDVYINNTGNAGMATGGAGDVLAGIIAGLLAQNFSAEQAAVLGVYHHGLAGDRAAAKRFSQHSLIAGDIIEEI is encoded by the coding sequence ATGTATGTAGTTACATCAAATGAAATGCGTAAACTTGATCAATATACCATAAATACGATTGGTATTCCGTCATTAGTATTAATGGAAAATGCAGGTCGAGAAGTCGCTAATGAAATCATAATTTGGACAAAAAAACATAAAAAATCAAACCAAAAAAAATGGTTGATTCTTGTTGGAAAAGGCAATAATGGTGGAGATGGTTTAGTTGCCGCTAGACATTTGACAGAAGCAGGTTTTGATATTGATATCCTCTATGCACAATCCCCAGACCTATTTAAAGGGGATATGATTACACAACATAATATTGCTAAAAACTTAAAACTTCCTACGTATGTTTATCAAGAAGATAAGATAGATTGGAATCAATATGAAGGGATTGTTGATGCTCTCCTTGGAACTGGATCTAGAGGTGCCCCAAGAGAGGCTTATGCCTTTTTGATCAACAAAGCAAATAAATCAAATTTACCGATTTTCTCAATTGACATCCCAAGTGGACTTGATGCCGATACGGGAATCCTTTATCAACCTTGTATCAAAGCAAAGAAAACGATAACTTTAGCCTTTTTAAAATGTGGTCTAGTCCAATCACCAGGTGCAGAAGCAGCGGGAGATGTTATAGTGAAATCTATTGGCATTCCTATATCAACAGTTGAACAATATTCAATACAAACTTATTTGCTTCAGTCTTCTGTTATCGAAAAGAGACTTAATGTAAACGTTAACCTACCTAGAGAATCAAATACACATAAAGGCACTTATGGCCATGCATTGGTTGTAGCTGGAACATTACAAATGAGTGGTGCTGGTTTACTTTGCTCAAAATCAGCTTTGAGAGCTGGCAGTGGATTAGTGACTTGGACTTTACCACGAGTGGTAGCAAACCAAATGTTAGGGAAATTACCTGAAGTGATGTTAGCGCCAATTGAGGACAAAGAAAGTGGAGAATGGAATGTTCAGTCAGCAGAAGATATTATACAATTAAGTAAAAATAAACAATCCCTTGTGATTGGACCTGGGTTAGGAAGATTTAAAGATGATGATGTGTGGCTTCGTAAGCTTTGGGAACGAATAGAGTGCCCTTTAGTGATGGATGCTGATGCTTTAAATATCATATCTGATGCTGAACAATTTGAAAAATGGTGCCATAAGGACACACCTGTCATTTTCACTCCACATCCTGGAGAAATGGCAAGACTTTTAAAATGTACAGTCAAAGAAATTCAAGAAAATCGAATTCAAATTGCAAGAGAATATGCTATTAAACATAAGATAGTTGTTCTATTAAAAGGTGCACATACCGTAATTGCTACAGTAAATGGAGATGTATACATTAATAATACAGGAAATGCTGGTATGGCTACTGGAGGGGCTGGTGATGTACTAGCTGGTATAATTGCTGGATTGTTAGCACAAAATTTTTCTGCTGAACAAGCAGCAGTTCTAGGTGTATATCATCATGGATTAGCTGGTGATCGTGCAGCTGCAAAAAGATTTTCACAACATTCGTTAATCGCTGGGGATATTATAGAGGAGATCTAG
- a CDS encoding SOS response-associated peptidase, which produces MCGRFTITVTIDELLSRYLLESVPFRYIPRYNAAPGQMITSIIAHKGENRIGQLKWGLVPSWAKNDKIGYKSINARAETIQEKPSFKKIVHNKRCIIPVDGFYEWKKTDGIKQPMRIQLKDNKLFSLAGLYDTWIDAQGEKLHSCTIITTEPNQLLSNIHDRMPVILEQEEEHQWLNHENYHYDTVKSLLKPYPSNKMKVYPVSNMVGNVNNDSPECIEEYTEPLLF; this is translated from the coding sequence ATGTGTGGTAGATTCACCATAACTGTTACAATTGATGAATTATTAAGTCGTTACTTGTTAGAATCAGTTCCTTTTCGTTACATCCCTCGATATAATGCTGCACCTGGTCAAATGATCACCTCTATTATTGCACACAAAGGGGAAAATAGAATAGGTCAATTGAAGTGGGGACTTGTTCCCTCATGGGCAAAGAATGATAAAATTGGATATAAATCAATAAATGCAAGGGCAGAAACGATACAAGAAAAACCATCTTTTAAAAAAATTGTCCATAATAAAAGATGTATCATTCCAGTAGATGGTTTCTATGAATGGAAAAAAACAGACGGAATCAAACAGCCGATGAGAATTCAGCTTAAAGATAATAAACTGTTTTCACTAGCTGGGTTATATGATACGTGGATAGATGCTCAAGGTGAAAAATTACATAGTTGTACCATTATTACTACTGAACCCAATCAGCTCTTATCTAACATTCATGATCGGATGCCCGTTATACTTGAGCAAGAAGAAGAACATCAATGGCTTAATCATGAAAATTATCACTATGATACTGTTAAGAGTTTGTTGAAACCTTATCCTTCTAATAAAATGAAAGTATATCCTGTTTCCAATATGGTTGGCAATGTAAATAATGATTCACCAGAATGTATCGAAGAATACACAGAACCTTTATTGTTTTAA
- the glpX gene encoding class II fructose-bisphosphatase produces MERELALEIVRITELAALASAPWMGRGNKDGADQAATSAMRYVLNSVSMKGTVVIGEGEMDEAPMLYIGERVGSGTGPELDVAVDPLDGTEIVAKGLNNALAVIAVADKGNLLHAPDMYMEKLAVGPELVGVLSIDDPLKDMISKAAKALNKRISDLSVTILDRERHKHLILQLRQIGVRIKLLTEGDVAGAIAPSLPEAGVDMYIGSGGAPEGVLAAAALRCLGGEIQGRLMSGTQEEYDRCKKMGFERPCQVLTMDDMVGTDDVIFAATGVTEGDFLSGVRYLSGQRAETDSIVMRAKTRTVRNIKSIHYLPNKEFFKEKVFS; encoded by the coding sequence TTGGAGCGTGAATTAGCATTAGAAATTGTAAGAATTACAGAGTTAGCTGCCTTAGCATCTGCTCCTTGGATGGGACGCGGTAATAAAGATGGGGCTGATCAAGCAGCCACCTCAGCTATGAGATATGTATTAAATTCAGTATCCATGAAAGGTACAGTTGTTATAGGTGAAGGTGAAATGGATGAGGCACCTATGTTATATATAGGTGAAAGAGTTGGGAGCGGAACAGGTCCTGAACTAGACGTTGCAGTTGATCCATTGGATGGTACAGAAATTGTAGCAAAAGGACTCAATAATGCCCTCGCTGTGATTGCAGTAGCAGATAAAGGGAATTTACTTCATGCCCCCGATATGTACATGGAAAAATTAGCGGTTGGACCTGAGCTTGTGGGTGTTTTAAGTATTGATGATCCTCTAAAAGATATGATTTCTAAAGCTGCTAAAGCTTTAAATAAAAGAATATCGGATTTATCAGTTACAATATTAGACCGCGAACGTCATAAACATTTAATTTTACAATTACGTCAAATCGGTGTCCGTATTAAATTATTAACTGAAGGAGATGTAGCAGGTGCCATTGCTCCTTCATTACCAGAAGCAGGAGTTGATATGTATATTGGATCAGGTGGTGCTCCAGAAGGAGTATTAGCTGCAGCAGCACTTCGTTGCTTAGGTGGAGAGATACAAGGGAGATTGATGTCTGGGACTCAAGAAGAATATGATCGTTGTAAAAAAATGGGATTTGAAAGGCCGTGTCAGGTTTTAACAATGGACGATATGGTCGGAACAGATGATGTTATTTTTGCTGCAACAGGTGTTACTGAAGGTGATTTTTTAAGTGGGGTTCGATATCTCTCAGGTCAAAGAGCAGAAACGGATTCAATCGTTATGAGGGCAAAAACTAGGACGGTAAGAAATATTAAATCTATACATTACTTACCTAATAAAGAGTTTTTTAAAGAAAAAGTATTTTCATAA